From a region of the Solanum stenotomum isolate F172 chromosome 2, ASM1918654v1, whole genome shotgun sequence genome:
- the LOC125857023 gene encoding receptor-like protein kinase 7 has protein sequence MAALFNCRPELIHFFSIFSFFLLFPVAFSDELQTLLSIKSSLSNPTTNVFQNWEPNTPLCKFTGITCNSDGSVKEIELSSQKISGLVPFDKICSLNSLEKLSLGYNSFSGEVTDDLNKCVSLNYLDVGNNEFTGYFPDVSSLSELTHFYANNSGFTGKFPWNSFANMSNLIVLSLGDNQFDRTPFPELILKLNKLNWLYLSNCELEGEIPEEIGSLTELIDLELSMNHLTGEIPSGITKLKKLWQLELYENHLTGKLPVGFGNLTSLEYFDASTNNLYGDLSEIRKLNQLVSLQLLQNQFSGEVPAELGEFKKLVNISLYTNKLTGQLPQKLGSWANFDFIDLSENSFTGPIPPDMCKMGTMRGLLILQNNFTGGIPESYANCTTMTRIRVSKNSLSGVIPAGIWGLPKLEILDVAMNEFEGTITSDIGNAKSLGEIDAANNRFSGDLPFDISNASSLVKIDFSNNQFSGEIPGTIGELKKIGNLNLQNNKFSGSIPDSLGSCVSLSDINMANNLLSGSIPVSLGSLPTLTSLNLSENQLSGKIPTSLSNLKLNLLDFSNNQLTGAIPNSLSIDAYKGSFAGNNGLCSQNIKNFRRCYGESGKPREWYTLLICLLVAVIVVLVSFAGYLFLKKKSHKEHERSLKQNSWNTKSFHILTFTEDDILDGIKHDNLIGKGGSGSVYRVQLSDGTDFAVKHIWTSDSGNRKISGTTSPMLGKPGKKSKEFEAEVETLSSIRHVNVVKLYCSITSDDSSLLVYEYMPNGSLWDRLHTCKKMSLDWETRYEIALGAAKGLEYLHHGCDKPVIHRDVKSSNILLDEFCKPRIADFGLARIAQADSTKDTTHVIAGTHGYIAPEYGYTHKVNEKSDVYSFGVVLMELISGKRPIESEYGENGNIVTWVSSKLKSKESVLSIVDSRIPEAFEEDAIEVLRIAIVCTSRLPTLRPTMRNVVKMLENAEPCRLVGIIVSKDDGSIKTEQLKDHTKM, from the exons ATGGCGGCGCTATTCAATTGCCGGCCGGAACTTATCCacttcttctctattttctccttcttccttctcttccCCGTCGCTTTTTCCGACGAACTTCAAACACTTTTATCCATCAAATCCTCTTTATCAAACCCCACCACCAATGTATTCCAAAATTGGGAACCCAATACTCCTCTCTGTAAGTTCACTGGCATCACATGTAATTCCGATGGGTCAGTCAAAGAAATCGAGCTTTCGagtcaaaaaatttctgggttAGTTCCTTTTGATAAAATATGTTCACTTAATTCATTGGAAAAGCTCTCTCTGGGTTACAATTCATTTTCTGGGGAAGTTACTGATGATTTGAACAAGTGTGTTAGCTTGAATTACTTGGATGTTGGTAATAATGAATTTACTGGGTATTTCCCTGATGTATCTTCACTCAGTGAGTTAACCCATTTTTATGCAAATAACAGTGGGTTTACAGGAAAATTTCCATGGAATTCTTTTGCCAATATGAGCAATTTGATTGTGCTTAGCCTTGGTGATAATCAGTTTGATCGGACACCGTTTCCTGAATTGATTTTGAAGCTTAATAAATTGAATTGGCTCTACTTATCGAATTGTGAGCTTGAAGGGGAAATTCCTGAAGAAATTGGAAGTCTTACAGAGCTGATTGATTTAGAGCTGTCGATGAATCACCTTACTGGTGAAATTCCTTCGGGAATTACGAAGCTGAAGAAATTATGGCAGCTTGAGTTGTATGAAAACCATCTGACAGGGAAGTTGCCGGTTGGATTTGGGAATTTGACAAGTCTTGAATATTTTGATGCTTCGACTAATAATCTGTACGGTGATTTGTCGGAAATTCGAAAGTTGAATCAATTGGTAAGTTTGCAGTTATTGCAGAACCAATTTTCAGGGGAAGTACCAGCAGAATTGGGAGAGTTCAAAAAGCTGGTGAACATCTCTTTGTACACTAACAAACTCACTGGTCAGCTTCCGCAGAAGTTGGGTTCTTGGGCGAATTTTGATTTCATTGATTTATCAGAGAATAGTTTCACTGGTCCAATTCCACCGGACATGTGTAAGATGGGGACGATGAGAGGATTATTGATACTTCAGAACAATTTCACTGGCGGAATCCCTGAAAGTTATGCTAATTGTACAACAATGACGCGGATTCGAGTGAGCAAAAACTCACTCTCCGGTGTGATTCCTGCAGGAATTTGGGGGCTACCAAAGCTCGAAATCCTTGATGTTGCAATGAATGAGTTTGAAGGtactattacttctgatattGGAAATGCAAAATCTTTAGGTGAAATTGATGCGGCTAATAACAGATTCTCTGGTGACTTGCCTTTTGATATTTCGAATGCTTCTTCCTTAgtgaaaattgattttagtaACAATCAGTTTTCCGGTGAAATTCCGGGAACAATTGGGGAGCTTAAGAAGATTGGTAATCTTAATTTACAGAACAATAAGTTTTCTGGTTCAATACCAGATTCTTTAGGCTCTTGTGTTTCACTAAGCGACATTAACATGGCTAACAATTTGCTTAGTGGCTCTATTCCTGTTTCTCTAGGATCATTACCGACTTTAACTTCATTAAACTTGTCGGAGAATCAGCTTTCAGGGAAAATTCCGACGAGTTTATCAAATCTGAAGTTAAATCTTCTTGATTTTTCCAACAATCAGTTGACTGGAGCAATACCAAACTCTCTATCAATTGATGCTTATAAGGGTAGCTTTGCTGGGAATAATGGTCTTTGTAGCCAAAACATTAAAAACTTCCGTAGATGTTATGGTGAATCTGGAAAGCCTAGAGAATGGTACACTCTGTTGATCTGTTTATTGGTGGCTGTGATTGTGGTGCTCGTTTCATTTGCGGGTTAtttgttcttgaagaagaagagtcaTAAGGAACATGAGAGGTCTTTGAAGCAAAATTCTTGGAATACAAAGTCATTCCATATATTGACCTTCACAGAGGATGATATTCTTGATGGAATCAAACACGACAATTTGATTGGAAAAGGTGGTTCTGGTAGTGTATACAGAGTGCAGCTTTCAGATGGAACAGATTTCGCGGTGAAACATATTTGGACTTCTGATTCAGGAAACAGGAAAATATCAGGAACAACATCACCAATGTTGGGAAAGCCAGGGAAGAAATCGAAAGAATTTGAGGCTGAGGTTGAAACACTGAGCTCAATTCGACATGTGAATGTGGTGAAATTGTACTGTAGCATAACGAGTGATGACTCGAGCTTGTTGGTGTATGAATATATGCCAAATGGAAGTTTGTGGGATCGATTGCATACTTGCAAAAAGATGTCACTTGATTGGGAGACGAGGTACGAGATAGCTCTTGGTGCAGCCAAAGGACTGGAGTATTTACACCATGGTTGTGATAAGCCAGTGATTCATAGAGATGTTAAATCAAGTAACATCTTGTTGGATGAGTTTTGCAAGCCAAGAATCGCCGACTTTGGTCTTGCTAGGATTGCTCAAGCTGATTCAACCAAAGATACAACTCATGTCATTGCTGGAACACATGGATATATTGCTCCTG AATATGGATACACACACAAAGTGAACGAGAAAAGTGATGTATATAGTTTCGGAGTTGTATTGATGGAGCTTATATCTGGGAAAAGGCCAATAGAATCCGAATACGGAGAGAATGGCAACATAGTTACATGGGTGAGCAGCAAATTGAAGAGCAAGGAAAGTGTATTAAGCATAGTGGATTCAAGAATTCCTGAAGCTTTCGAGGAAGATGCAATCGAAGTCTTGAGGATTGCTATTGTATGCACATCTAGGCTTCCCACATTAAGGCCAACAATGAGAAATGTAGTCAAAATGCTGGAAAATGCAGAACCTTGCAGATTGGTTGGGATAATTGTAAGCAAAGATGATGGCAGTATCAAGACAGAACAATTGAAGGATCACACCAAGATGTAA
- the LOC125857038 gene encoding protein RESPONSE TO ABA AND SALT 1: protein MASTSTSQTPSNINPYYENWLIQLQNFLEKLNAISSSYGEDEEENKSSELVTQVLDHYQDYYREKFNSTNRDVFLLVSPPWYTSLEKTFLWIAGFKPSTLFPTINYSIGSELTTEQGEKLKRLKAETKREEKVIEKGMAKVQERVAAPPIFELMKRGGTVVDGEAKDLESIIDGLKNSMMSMVETAEHLRGSTVRKILDILRQKQSVKLLAAVAKFHLQARKLGLQMDIQSTKKDK, encoded by the exons ATGGCATCAACTTCAACTTCACAAACCCCCTCCAATATTAATCCTTACTATGAAAATTGGCTTATTCAACTCcaaaattttcttgaaaaattaaatGCAATTTCATCCTCATAtggtgaagatgaagaagaaaataaaagcagTGAATTGGTGACACAAGTTTTGGATCATTACCAAGATTACTATAGAGAAAAATTCAATTCAACAAATAGAGATGTATTTCTTCTAGTTTCTCCACCATGGTACACTTCTTTAGAAAAAACATTTCTTTGGATAGCTGGTTTTAAGCCTTCTACACTTTTTCCAACTATTAATTACTCAATAGGTTCAGAATTGACAACAGAGCAAGGGGAAAAGTTGAAGAGGCTAAAAGCAGAGactaaaagagaagaaaag GTAATTGAAAAAGGGATGGCGAAGGTACAGGAAAGAGTGGCGGCGCCGCCGATATTTGAGCTGATGAAAAGAGGGGGAACGGTGGTGGACGGAGAGGCGAAGGATTTGGAAAGTATAATTGATGGGCTGAAAAATTCGATGATGTCAATGGTGGAAACAGCAGAGCATTTAAGAGGATCGACGGTCAGGAAAATTCTGGATATTCTCCGGCAAAAACAGTCCGTCAAATTGTTGGCGGCGGTGGCCAAGTTTCATCTTCAAGCCAGAAAATTGGGTTTACAAATGGATATTCAGAGTACTAAAAAGGATAAATGA